The Dreissena polymorpha isolate Duluth1 chromosome 2, UMN_Dpol_1.0, whole genome shotgun sequence nucleotide sequence TTTTTTTCATGcatgtgattatattaattggagAGTTGTGCGCCTTTGACAAATGTTTATAAATTCATCTAAGAACTGTTGTTCTTTGTGTCCTCAACTTGATTCTCAACTTTCTGTGTACCTACATGAACGTTTATAGATAAGTTGTTTTACTAGGCAGATGTGCAAAACATCATTTATGCGTTTTTGAACGTTTTACCTATAAATTCTATAAATGCGTGTAATCAATTTGAAGAAGTTCATTACAAAAATTTGAGGTAAATTTAATTAATGCTTAAGTTTTGCACTTACTTGCAATTAGGAATTACAAGGGTAATTGTCATCTTAAATGACTGTTCCAGTTAAAATCTtcgttgttgtttatttatacataatgtttgttattttttcatgATAATGGTAGTTATATAAATGCTGCAAAGGGAGACAATTAATATATTTGTGAGTACTTGATCGAATGGAAATAtgtaaattacctcccttttagTGCTGATATTAGCAACGTCACACTTAAAAGATCAGATAACTTTGTTTGTGTGttggtttagtttaaaccttttatgTATCCACCTCATACATGGATACTTAGATTGTTGTAGTACAGTTGAGCGCAGTGTCCAAGATTTATAACTCTAATCTGCATCACGAACGTTTTAACCCTGTAATACTCCCATTTGTCACTTATTTTTATCAGTCCATTTTAGTAAGAGCGACTGCATGTTTTGACCTTTTATATCATGTGTCAAAATATGGTTAAAGGAAGTGCATCATAAGAATCATAACTCCAGCTGCATCACCTATGGACTTTTCCCCATTGTTCAATTGCTTTAAATAGTTAAACAACTAAtgcatatattaattaaaatgttccTTGTACTTTAATTATTGTGTCAAAGTAACAAACTTTTGTATATAAGCTATAAAAGTTGCAGTTCTAGTTTGTATTCCATGTTTGCAGATCGAGGGCTTGGACTATACTATGCCCCGTCTACAAATCCCATTGTCAGTGGTATACTTTGTTGGTACGTACGCGTACACGTATGGTGTTGGTGGATTGAACATCTTTCATCATAAAGTTACAATAAGCCGTCACATCTTGCATGCaaattgataaataattgttaacttcTAATGTTAACATACTATAGTTAGTTGATTTCCAATTGTTTGCAAGCATGATGTTTCCCATTTAAATACCTATTTGAATCAACTTACACTTAAGTATAAAGAACATTTTATGTTGACAAGTACTAAAACGagtgtgtgttattttaaataGTATGCTACATAAAATGATGCTTTCATGTCTAAGTTTAAGTTTTCATGGATCAGGGCCCTGTTGTTCCAAATGTCAACTTTAAgttggcagacatgtgtaagtttgtatatatCCTTTAATTaatgtagtggcttgcaaattaaagcagtttttctcccataaatgcctgaacatggccaattatgcccgatcttctacttcagggagccacatttcgctcattttttaagaaagtttctcaggattttttctacatgtaggccaataactttgttatcaatgttaatacatacTGTAGTTGCTTCTAATTGgattttgaaaattttattttttccattttacttaccctatgttagTTCATGCTGAAATAACGAGCACTGGACCaatggtattacactgctcacaaggtatcgggtttcctgggttGCAGTCCGTATATCATTCATTTTACAGTAAAGAGCACGCTAGCGTCAACAATGTGCTCATGTCTGCAGCAAGCTTGGTAAAGATTGTTGTTTCTATATGCCAAAGAATAAGGTCAAACAGACCAAAAACGTTTGTGAACACACCATAACAGTACAATAACTTCTCCTTATAGTTCCTCCAACACCCATCGGCACGTTGTATAACTATCTTGGTCATGATTATTGAGGATTTCCAAACCACATTACACACATGGGCCAAATGTCAAAGTCAaaaactaaaatgtattttaaatactcCCGATGATACAAAAGTCTGTTCTTGACAGTAATTCTAAAGCCCTGAAATGCTATCTTTATACAAGAATGGTTTGTTTGTCAAGACTTATTGAATATATCTTTAAAACATAGCAACCGAAGCAGAAACATCAAGGTGAAGCTGaccaaaatgtattttaaataaatgtactctCAATAACTGGAAAACCATTAtctaaaaggggccttttcacgttttggtaaattgacaaaattaaaaaaaaatcagattcgcaaattttcgtttaaggtagcgcacccctaatgggcacatatccaaatataatctaattaattattttcttaatcagcatcatttcactgaactacatgcaaatttgtaggtaggctttccgtgcttttaaaaaaatataccgtttttttcaaaaccacccccacgctcggcttttgtccagttaaTTTTCatccctggggtatataaaagttccataattcattcaaatttccaaatatgggcatgctgttggtgtgtacagatgtaGTAAAGGTGTttgaagtttaaacaagatgaaataagtattcttttacagacatttattttttacaaatttttatctatggaagagcgccatgaaatgtgagtgatttcagccaagtaaaaattgggacggttaaaaacaaagtgtcataaaattcaaaacagtatcatttaagttattttttaaacgtagtttttatagaaacactatatacagcaaaaataccaagaaatagacagatttaccgtttacttttttaaataaaaataaaaatgcaacatgcatcattcgtattttcagcagtaaatcacccactTTAgcaataacgttgttttaatttgaaaaattgaaggatgtgcataaaaatttcaacatatttaacaaaaaacatagcatatatgctacattaaatcaaattaagttagaaaacaaataaaacgcgtcgcaaaaagtatgcgatgtcggcaggattcgaacctgcgcgtgaagatcccaaaagatttgtcgtccatcgccttaaccactcggccacaaCAACTTCACATGTGTGCatgcttaaattaaatatttataagtaaacaggtaaaaaggctcatcgatctttgaagaaatcgcgaaatcgtattttttattgtgaaaataatgtattctaaaggaattacgtaaacatatatcaaaattcgaagtttgaaaaaaataaactgcatcgctcggaaataaccgatcattgaagatcggcaatgatcgtaaaataaatcgcgaaaatcattagaggtgcgctaccttaagttattatatttgtgaggcaacagtaatactgaacatttaccatgctctaaaatagccattatgcttgttttgacgatttaaaagcctgaacattataaagcgttgcaacgcgaaacgattaaataacttggagagttcgttgtattttgtgaaacaaagaggattgcttatataaagtataacatacattcATCCTTGTATGAGCACGCATTGCCGAGTGGTCCACGTGGTAGGCTTTTTAttttactccagtggtcagtggttcgagtcctgtcgagggttacttttttcttttttaaatttattcttgatttttttactggagcttttaagatccactgtttacatttatcaaaatgaggcatttgatgacaaacttcagtatatgccaaaatctgtgaacaggcCCCTTTAAACTCTTAGACACTTGATCTGTAACTTGGTAACTAGCCGGACATAAATAGTTGAGGATTCTATACAATATTGCCACTAGAGTGTTTGGTTTCcaagaaaatattcaaatatcgagttttttatttcatttttgagtTCCTACATAATGGCTGATATGTCTCCCTAGCAAGGAATTTAAATCTTCTTGTTAAATAGCATAAGGTGTGTTCATTTTTGTGTACAATTTAAGACGTTTGTCTCAAATCTCGTTGTCCAAAATATGTCACTAGACTATTTCTTCCCTCTGACTTCTCTTCAATTACACCCCTGATGATCAAAGTGGTCGCtcttcatttataatatatgaaatCATTTATTCTTCCAAAGGATATTTTCAAGTTGTGCATATAATGCATGACATGTATACGAAGGAAATTAAATAAAGTGTTTTAGTGTCATAAAATGGAAGACATGACATATACTAGCAATTGAGTAGGGAACACTATGTACGTTATAAaatttctgtacatttttatgAACACTCGTGATTCTGCGGTATTTTTTATCTATATCGACAAGACATTATGCAAATCATAAATACTTGTAATACAACAAAAGTGGATATAAagttaacaaacaacaacataccattttaacatttaatgcaGACTTTAAAAGCGAACTTTTTTAAAGTGTTTACCAGCAATCGGGCCCTCGAAATTTGTAACAAATTGGATTCCGATTAAAAGGCAAAAGTGTACACCATGTCCACTATACCACCACCTGTATGGGTCAAGCAGATTATGTCCTTTGTAGTGTCACGTAAagctttttttacttttggataattaaaataaatgactTTCATTATTTAAAGTATCGCCTTTCTATTAGCGGGATTTGTactttgtatttattgtattatatttatttatatatttaatcagGGATTATGAAGAAACATGATAGGTTTTAATTATCGTGCATCAATTAACACAAAAAAATTACTCCATTATTCTTTCTACAACATGATCATTTTGACTGTTTGCAGTTCGTTATAATTTAttctaataaatatttacaacggacatttgcatttataaatattaaacattatgaataatatcaatttcaaatatttttttgttttatttcaattggaTCCATGCGATAATTAAAACAATCCGTATCATTTTCCATGATAATTATACcacacaaatacaattatttacaacattttgtttaatttgtacgTGTACTTTAAGGTGTTAAATGAAATAGGATGTATTGTTTCATTTTTCAGAAATGAAAAAGTACGTGTTCACAGTTTTGCATACGGAGGACTCATTTTCCAGATAAGAAAACTGTCTTGACTGCGTTTTAGTTGTTTTAAATACCGCGCTGAATGTTGCTGTAATCGCTTAAGAGAGATGAACGATTGAGCTTGGCACAATTTCACTCGCTATGACGATGACCTATTCCATATGCCAATCGATGTTATATTTCTCCTTTAAATGTCTTTTAAGCTCCAAAAAGCTCGAGTTTATGTTTTGTTGCATGGGAACATCAAACAGTTGAAGGATGCTTCGAATCTGAGTCCATTTCCGAGGTTGCCTGTGAAAATTTCCTTCGCCGTTGATTACAGCACACCGGATGTCCGTTTTGCTAACGTTTACGCGCAGAAATTCCAGCAGACCCCTTAGTTCCGTCTCGGTTTTGTGCAAGAGATTGGAATAGACGACGGGAAATACTGGCCCGGAAAAATCGTGCAGCCAAAATTGGTTCATCGCCTGCCACCATTTCAAAAGCGAGGGGTGTTTTGCTCGCCATCCTGTGCACAAAACAAATATTGAAGTTTTtagtataaaaaataaaataataatttttatggaCAACAATCTGCaatatataattgatttaaataattttaacttcTAACCGAACGCACAGTGCAGTCTCATGCAATCATTTTGATTCCATCTGCGGACTGATTTCGTCTGCATAAATGGACATGAACATAGTTCCTACAACAGGAGTCCAAGTACctcattatttcttttttcattCTTATGTTACTATAAGTCAAATTCTAGAGTGTGCACTTAATATGTTATTGCAATTTCGTTTTTACAAGATTTATGTCATTTAACCATTTGTCGACAGCAACAACCCATTCAGAAGTGGAGGTGTTTCGCTCGAAATCCTGTGCATAAAACAAATGTGTAACTGTGAGGGTATTCATCAAATTAACAATATtctgtaaaatcatttaaaattcaTTTCTTATATTTCTTTACTTTGATCTGTAATAGGCCAAGACATGAAACGAAACTGATATAGTAGACTTAAGTAACCTGATTTGTACATTTAAAAGAATGCACATGGCAGCATGATATCTCAGTAGGACTGTTTTCATCTCCATAAATGAGCATGCAAATATGTCAAACGAGGGGGGAATCTGAGTCCTGCATTAGTTTCTGTTGATGAcaattgcatttatatatattattgtaatataagtttacatttataatgtgCATTTACTATGTTAttgcatttttgtttcaaaaaagaGATTAATATCATTTAACCAATGCGTATGTCTAGCAATCAACAAACGATAACAACTGTATGTTGCAAAATAGCTAATGCTTTGGATGAAAGCGTCGTAAAATAAAACGCTGAACGATTCTTACTAGAACCGGCCTGTCCCAGGAATTGGTCTTCTGGGACATTATCCAGATGGAACCTGTGGTGATTCGCCACAATGAATTCGTACGGATTTCGAATAAGATATACAGCCTTAGCAAAACGCCTTTTCAATTGTACCATAGACACTTTTCCAGCTTCATTCAAATCGGATGGCTCCGGTTGGTGTGTTTTGACCAGCAGCGTCTTTTTCTGTTGAGACCTTTCACACTCGAACGGGAAACCTTTGGTCTTCAACTCCTGATCACAGTAGATCGACGATGTTCCGTACCCTACAGAAAAATGCGAAACGTCTTTGTGTGCCATGTCATCGTTTATATTATCTTGGAAATCGTCAAAAGTGTCTTTACTAATATAGGAATTATAATTTGGTATCTGTGAAATTTGATCTGTCATAACATTCGACTAATAATTTTAGCATTTTTAATTACATCAACTGATTTCTAATTTACACATCATTCCTAGGTCTTATTAAAACACACATCTCAATCAAAGTAAATTAGTATAATTGTGTATTAACGTTTGAAGTAAGATTTATTCATTGTTATCTATTGTCAAAAAAAGATATATCGATTACAGAAAGACACACTGCTCAATTATAAGTGCGCATTTTATATGTGGAAGTTTACTGCCTTGTAGCCAGCAAAGCAAAAAAATAGTTCCACGAAGAAAGATTTCTGCACACGCTTAATATATTTATTCCTGTTGGCTTCTTACGTCAGTCTGAAACACTAGCGTATAAAAGTCACTTACAGATCATTGTATCATTAAAGAAAATAAGTAGAGGCTCTCTAGCCAACGGTCTATACTTTTTAGTATGTCCTTATATACAAAGATCTAATTGTATTTTCTCTGTTTAAGACGTTTTAAAAGAACTATGGGGAAGGTCAACTCAGTTACGGGATTTTTTCAATCCCTGTGCTCACCTGTTGCTTGCTGTACGAGATGTCGCAACCATGTGTTTCCACACCGAAAGGGGCTCGCAAGGGCGGTAACCGGAAGATCACACGGCGTCAATCGCAGATCACGTGGCATCCTCTGGCGGCATGTTAGGTTTCCAACGGAGCGGAACACCGCGTTCGTACCGCTTATATTAGCTTCCGTTAACCGCTCAAGTAGACGCTGATTGTGTGAATCGTTGACGCGTGGAAGTCCCTTTAACCATGTTTCCTCGTCTGTGTATATCACGTGATCACGCGGACAGTTTATTCTAAGCTTTGTGTGATTTGAATTTGAATTGCTGGTTTTCAAATTAATATGTGCTAGTGTATATAATACTTTGTGTTTTGTTGAATTACtatttatattgctaaatgtgCTACTTTGAACATTAACAAACGTTTTCGTTGTGCTGTGATTAGATCTAGTAGATGATACTGTTGCGATGGTTACCATGCGTCTTGGCGGCTTCAATATTGGTATAAGGCGAAGGACAGAATTTTCAAACGAAATCCACATTGTGACGACCACGATTACACCAGAAAACACTTTCCATACACTGAAAGAAACAGAGCGCTAATAACAAAATGATTCCATTACTGACATATTGCATACGGCATTAAAGCATTTCGcttatttcatttaaatcaaCATGCTAACTATCCTCACCAAAGTTTGgaaagtgttgttgtttgttcgGCTTACTGATGGTTACAATACAAATATAGTTATACAAAAGTCACAGttttaagtaaatgaaaatgctttgtgtttttgtgtctgttgttgtttttattttcataatgttGGATAATTTTTTCTCATCTTCTTTACTTTTAGTCATAGATTGGTGGTGCCAGTGAGGTAACAAGATGTTGACCGCGTGTCAAGAATCTGTAAATTGTTCAATTATAATCCGTTTTTATTTTACACTGTTGACAGTTATATATTGTGAAGTCACTTAAACTTTActattttcaaacagttttactCGCCTACATATTATGGCGGTCATTTTAAACCAAGATTCTATCAAGCATATACATTTAAAGTATGCAAAACTAGCGAATtcgaaaataaaattagaatGTGAAGCATCCGTTTACCCTTGTCATATGACGTGAAAAAAGCTGCTGCATAGGAAGTGTTTGAATATGTCTCACAACATGTCGGTTGTATCAGCCTAGTGAATTGCTCCCTTCCAACAGTTTTCCACAAATAAGATAATGCTTAAATTTTAATCACCCCTGATCAGATATATAATTATCTTCATTGAAAAAATAGACTATATATTCACATCCACCACTAATGTATATGAAGAAAAGAAAACTAGCATTTTCCGTTTGCTAGTTGAAGACCTATTCTGAGTGAAACCAAGGACTAAGTTGTTTAAATTCTTTACCATTGGACTGTTAAAAATAACCAAATTTAACGTATGGAGAGAACTTTCTCTTGTTTTACCTGGAAAGATTTTCACCACAAATGCTTAATACTGCAGCACTACAGAAGTTAGAAGTATGTGCTGGTTTTGGCAGTGATAACTTGACTAAAGATTCTCAAATAATGTTCGCTTTAAAACA carries:
- the LOC127869089 gene encoding uncharacterized protein LOC127869089 isoform X2, with product MALVKWDLLRVRRLSVWKVFSGVIVVVTMWISFENSVLRLIPILKPPRRMVTIATVSSTRSNHSTTKTFVNVQSSTFSNINSNSTKHKVLYTLAHINLKTSNSNSNHTKLRINCPRDHVIYTDEETWLKGLPRVNDSHNQRLLERLTEANISGTNAVFRSVGNLTCRQRMPRDLRLTPCDLPVTALASPFRCGNTWLRHLVQQATGYGTSSIYCDQELKTKGFPFECERSQQKKTLLVKTHQPEPSDLNEAGKVSMDGEQNTPRF
- the LOC127869089 gene encoding WSC domain-containing protein 1-like isoform X1; the encoded protein is MALVKWDLLRVRRLSVWKVFSGVIVVVTMWISFENSVLRLIPILKPPRRMVTIATVSSTRSNHSTTKTFVNVQSSTFSNINSNSTKHKVLYTLAHINLKTSNSNSNHTKLRINCPRDHVIYTDEETWLKGLPRVNDSHNQRLLERLTEANISGTNAVFRSVGNLTCRQRMPRDLRLTPCDLPVTALASPFRCGNTWLRHLVQQATGYGTSSIYCDQELKTKGFPFECERSQQKKTLLVKTHQPEPSDLNEAGKVSMVQLKRRFAKAVYLIRNPYEFIVANHHRFHLDNVPEDQFLGQAGSRWRAKHPSLLKWWQAMNQFWLHDFSGPVFPVVYSNLLHKTETELRGLLEFLRVNVSKTDIRCAVINGEGNFHRQPRKWTQIRSILQLFDVPMQQNINSSFLELKRHLKEKYNIDWHME